TTCATCCCAAAGTCTATGGACAGCAGGCCGTCTTTATTCCCGGTCTGGGTATGATATCCCAAAGAACACCAGCGGTAGTCTTCCGGTTTCTTTACTATCCCGGCCCGGATAGGGTTGAGATCCACATAAGCCAGAAGATTAACCAGGCTTAACCCGTCCTGAACAATCATACTCTTGAATCTATCCCCCCAAAAGAATCCCCTGCGGTTATACTTCTTATTGAAATACCTGGTGAATCCCTGCTTGATGTCCTTCACATAAGCCCCCAGGTTGGTCAGCCTCTTGCGGTAGTCGGATATAAGCACCCCGGTAACATTAAGCTCATCTCCATAATATTTCTGCAACCTTTCCTTGATTTCATCATCCGTAGGATCAGACTCTGGATACATGCGGATTACCAGGTGGAAGTGGTTGCCTAAAAGTGCGAATCCCAGCACATCAACAAAGTAGAGTTGACTGAGCTTTTTGATCAGGCCCAGCAGAAAGTCATTGTCCCTGTCCTTGATGGGCAGTCCCTGAAGAGCTGTTCTGGATATTACATGGTAGATGCTGGGCTGATTATCCCGGATAAATCTGGCTATTCTGGGCATGGTGGACCTCCGTGAATGCTTGTGGTTGCTGGGTTGAGAGGAATGTAGCTAATTATGGTGAAACAGTCAACTTAAAGAACCTGTCCCCAATTTCTTCTATTATGGTGAAACAGTCAACTTAAAGAACCTGTCCCCAATTTTTCCAATTCCGGTGATTAGTGCTTTTTTCATGTTTTTATGATTCTGTATAAGGTTAGTCATTTAAAGTAACTTCTTTTTTTACCCACGTGTCTTCAGGAAAAGGAGAAGTGGTTTGCTCCTTGACTATTCCAAGGAAATTTAATCCTGTTTCTTGGGCTGCACAGTAGTCAGACATGGCATCTCCAATAAAGAGGCAATTGTTTGATGCCAGATTATGTTTAACTATCATTTCAGAGACTATGGCTGACTTTTCTTTAGGAGAACCATGTACTTCAAGAAAATATGTGGTTAAATTTTTGTGCTGAACTATGTATTTTATTTCATCATCTGGAGTTCCGGAAGCGATAAAACATGGAGTTTGATCTGAATTTAATGATTTCAAGGTTTCAATAGCTCCTGGTATGAAAGGTGATTCAATCACCCCTTGTAAAGCTAATTCGGAAAATTTATTGCCGAGCAAATCAAGTTCTTTTTGTGAAATATCCATATTTAGGATATTTCTATAATAATGCTCAAATTTTTTGAATCTCGACATCCCCCCATTAGCTAAATGAAAATCAACAACTTGTCGTTCCACTTTTGGACCATACTGGCGGAACATGGCGGCAAAAGCTTTAGTTTTGACATGCACAGAGTCTAAAATCACACCGTCAAAATCAAAAAATACTGCTTGGTATCTCATAGTATGCTTTCTGCGTGGTAAGGATTGAAGGGTTTATCAAATGATCAAGATATCATAGCAAAAACTGTGCACGGAGCCCCATCTGCATTAAATACCTGCAATGGTGCGATTACTACACTCGATATCTGGCATTTGCTATCGATAATGCTTAAGTCCATATCTTCAAGGGGTAAGATGAAGTGTTCATTGTCCAGAAAAGATTTATGTGCCTTTCTTCCAAGATTCCTGTTGGAAAAAGATGACAGAGAAATGCTGTCAAAGCCCATGACTCTGAGGTGTGGGGTTTTTTCTCTGAGGTAATCCGACAGATCGGGTTCAAATCCGGGGTTGTTTTGCCAGTAAACATCCTGAGAACGATAGTGGCTAAAACCGGTCCTAATAAATAAAAATTCAACATTATCAGGGATATTATGGTGTTCAAGAAGGTTGTGGGTGATGATTTGGCCTGGCTCTACAGGTGAAATATCAACTACATGGATATTATTGGATATAAAGAAACCGGGATCAAAATCTGTCAATGCAGGACCAGTATTGGTGAAATGCCTCGGGAAATCAATATGTGTACCCATGTGATTTGAAAGATACCACTTTCTGGTATTACATGAGTCACCACGAGATATCAGTTTGTCTTCTTGATCCTTAAATGAACTTCCACCTCCATAGGACGGGGCTTCGGGATGAAGAGGGTAGGATAAGAGTATCCAGCTGGGTCTGCAATTTTTAGCCGTCATTTACAAATACACCAAGCTGGCTGGATTTTTCCCTATGTATACTTTCATAAATATCTGCCATGCATTGTAAAAGACCCTGTCCCATGTCAACATGCGGATTGCTGGTAAGTTTCATGCCGAGCTTTGGACTGAAATTGTACGGGGTAATCCGGTAATGTGCTTTTCTAGTTGAGGGTGAAATTTTAATTTCAACGCTATTCCCTAACATTTCATTGATCATCTCAAGAAGATCAGCGTAGCGCATTTTCTCTTTTCCGGTCAGTGTAATATAAGCATTTTCGTACTGCGCATCTAAAATTCTGACACTACTCTGGGCAGCATCCCAGACATGGATAAATTCACGCAGTTCGTCTCCAGTTCCCTGATAAGCGATTTTTTTATTCTTCAAAGCCTGCTTTACGAGCTTGTATATACTGTTTCTATCATCAGCACGGGGTCCGTAAAGGGAACCATAGCGAAGACAAGTATATTTTAAACCATAAAGTTCATAGTAGTTTTCGATAAAAGACTCGCATGCCTGCTTACTGGTTCGGTAAAAGTAACCTGCATCACTGTACACATAAGAAGAACTGGCAAAGACAAATCTTTTGATATCTGACTTACGACATGCTTCAAGCAAATTAACAGTTCCCACAACATTGATCTGCGCGGTATCGACAGGTTTAATTTTACATTCATCAATGTCTGCTATGCCAGCGAAATGATATACGATATCTTGATTTTTAACAATTCTGTCAAGGTGTTGAAGGTCCATCAGATCGCCGACGGACATTGCCTGGTCCTGACGAAGATATGGTGATTCAGTCCTGTCAAAAACTGTAACCTTGTGCCCGGCATCACTTAATGCGTCCGCCACATGACTTCCTAAAAAACCAGAGCCTCCTGTTACCAGGATATTCATTACAAAACTCCCGCTTTTTTCAGTTGAGAAATAAGATTGTTGGCAGCTTGTGTTTCCATCATAATTCGGGCTTCCTTGGCATATGAGCCTATATGTGCAGTCAAGAGCACATTATCAAATTTTTTAAGTGGACCTGTATAAGGTTCATTTTCAAAACAATCCAGCGCAGTTCCTGCAAGCTGTTTATTAACAAGAGCATCATGCAGTGCATCTTCATCCACCAGCCCACCTCTGGCCGTATTTATCAGAAATGAGCCGGGTTTAAATTTTTTAAGGCGTTCTTGATTTATGAAATGATGGGTATCTGTTGAATATGGCAGATGCAGTGAAACTATGTCAGATACAGATAATACTTCTTCAAGTTCTGCCATTTGAATATCTTCGTGAGTCTTGCACGCAGGGTCTGTGCCGACAACTGTGCAACCGAAGTTTTTTAGGTATAAGGCCAGTTTTGAACCGATCCGGCCACATCCGATAAGGCCCACGGTTTTGCCATATAGGAGTTGGCCCATGGGTCTAGTCCATTGAGACTGGCGGATAGAAGCATCGGAGGTGTGGACCTGACGAAGCAAAGTCAAAATCATTCCTACAGTTAGTTCAGCTACAGGAATAGTCGGGGCGTCCGGTGTGTTGGTTACAGAAATGTATAGTTGCTTAGCTGTATCCAGATCGACTGAGTCCATGCCAATTCCGGCTCTGGCTATTGCCTTGAGACCGGTTGCCTGTTGTAAAACACTTGCTGTCAGGGG
The sequence above is drawn from the Desulfonatronovibrio magnus genome and encodes:
- a CDS encoding transposase; translated protein: MPRIARFIRDNQPSIYHVISRTALQGLPIKDRDNDFLLGLIKKLSQLYFVDVLGFALLGNHFHLVIRMYPESDPTDDEIKERLQKYYGDELNVTGVLISDYRKRLTNLGAYVKDIKQGFTRYFNKKYNRRGFFWGDRFKSMIVQDGLSLVNLLAYVDLNPIRAGIVKKPEDYRWCSLGYHTQTGNKDGLLSIDFGMKEWNVFDPKEIVRRYRQFVYETGAAESQESGVRGQGSVKRGIDPKIVEKARKKGFKISRTDRFRYRCRYFTDSGVIGGKDFVQEVFDQVKHLLGSKDTRKFTPVGGVEGLYSMKRLGQT
- a CDS encoding HAD family hydrolase, with translation MRYQAVFFDFDGVILDSVHVKTKAFAAMFRQYGPKVERQVVDFHLANGGMSRFKKFEHYYRNILNMDISQKELDLLGNKFSELALQGVIESPFIPGAIETLKSLNSDQTPCFIASGTPDDEIKYIVQHKNLTTYFLEVHGSPKEKSAIVSEMIVKHNLASNNCLFIGDAMSDYCAAQETGLNFLGIVKEQTTSPFPEDTWVKKEVTLND
- a CDS encoding cyclase family protein, with the protein product MTAKNCRPSWILLSYPLHPEAPSYGGGSSFKDQEDKLISRGDSCNTRKWYLSNHMGTHIDFPRHFTNTGPALTDFDPGFFISNNIHVVDISPVEPGQIITHNLLEHHNIPDNVEFLFIRTGFSHYRSQDVYWQNNPGFEPDLSDYLREKTPHLRVMGFDSISLSSFSNRNLGRKAHKSFLDNEHFILPLEDMDLSIIDSKCQISSVVIAPLQVFNADGAPCTVFAMIS
- a CDS encoding NAD-dependent epimerase/dehydratase family protein; translated protein: MNILVTGGSGFLGSHVADALSDAGHKVTVFDRTESPYLRQDQAMSVGDLMDLQHLDRIVKNQDIVYHFAGIADIDECKIKPVDTAQINVVGTVNLLEACRKSDIKRFVFASSSYVYSDAGYFYRTSKQACESFIENYYELYGLKYTCLRYGSLYGPRADDRNSIYKLVKQALKNKKIAYQGTGDELREFIHVWDAAQSSVRILDAQYENAYITLTGKEKMRYADLLEMINEMLGNSVEIKISPSTRKAHYRITPYNFSPKLGMKLTSNPHVDMGQGLLQCMADIYESIHREKSSQLGVFVNDG
- a CDS encoding phosphoglycerate dehydrogenase, producing the protein MSNILITTSSFAKNDPGPLKIIEQTGLNVVLNPLERKLTEQEVLDLILEHKPIAILAGVEPLTASVLQQATGLKAIARAGIGMDSVDLDTAKQLYISVTNTPDAPTIPVAELTVGMILTLLRQVHTSDASIRQSQWTRPMGQLLYGKTVGLIGCGRIGSKLALYLKNFGCTVVGTDPACKTHEDIQMAELEEVLSVSDIVSLHLPYSTDTHHFINQERLKKFKPGSFLINTARGGLVDEDALHDALVNKQLAGTALDCFENEPYTGPLKKFDNVLLTAHIGSYAKEARIMMETQAANNLISQLKKAGVL